The Archocentrus centrarchus isolate MPI-CPG fArcCen1 chromosome 1, fArcCen1, whole genome shotgun sequence genome includes the window GCAGCTTATGGCCCACACATACATGGGCTGACACCAGTTACTAGGAAACTGACATCACAAATATTTCCAAAccaaacatttttaatggaacCAACCAAATATTTATAATTGCTGAGAGCATCATAAGTGTCACTTCTATTCCTgtgcttgtattttttttttactgttattagTTGCATCGTGTGTTTGcttgtcttttgttgtttttgttttttttgtgtgtgtgtgtgcgtgcgtgtgtgtgtgcaggcccTAACCTGAACTCTGGTGTCAGGTCAGGCTTGAGGCCATAGAAGGGGATGGAGAGAGTGAGCATCCAGCCAGGCACAAAGCGTTCATCCTTACAGTCCAGAAAGGGAGCACCAGCCCAGCGTACCCCACTGCGATTGGTCACATAGCTGTCACCCTGCCCCCACTTAGGCGTGTCCAAGGTGTTGAGGTCATTGAGGAGCACCCGTTTGGATAGGGCTGCAATTGGCTGACTGGACTCTGGGAATTTCAGTTTTCTGAACCAACTGTCGTCAGGGGCCGGGGCAGGTGGGTGCAGGCTCTCCCATGCCTTGGACAAGTCCTGGAGGATGATTGTCTGCACCCTGGCTGCTGGGTTGCGGGTGGCGTGGAGCACTAGTTGTGGTACCTGGGCAGCTGGGTCAGCATCAAATGTAAACAGGGCCCGCCGGATGATCACATCAGCCTCTAGAAGGGCACGGACCAGGGCATGGTACCACTCCATATCCTCTTGCACTGTGCTCTCATGGAGGTCACTGGCTTGGAAGATCATGTTAAGAAAATTGGCAGTGTTGGCGAGTGCATCCATAGCTGGCCGAAGGGGGGCGTAGAAGCTGATGGGCAGGGCTCCCATCTGCCCAGGAGAGCTATACGCCCGTGAACAGCGGCCCACTTCCAGAGTGGAGGGGTCTCCGGTGTACAGAAAGGTCTCCGCCAGTGACCAGTCATCCTCTACCTCTGTGGGAGCTTTTGAAGGTGCAAACCCAGAAGGCTCTGCAGCAGTGGAGGAAACGGAGGGGTTGGTGGAGTTTTCAGAAGTTCTTGTACTGTTTGTTAATGAGTCAGTGCTGTTGACCGTCTCTACTGCGCCGCCAGAAGGGAAATCTGGAGCCACCTGCGCTCTGAGGAGGGAtggcagcagcaggagaagcCAAACAGGATTCATCCTGGATTCactcaagaagaaaaacaagagaaGCTGAAGGGGGTCACACAGCGACAGCACTCTTTGACCCGTCTGTAATTCCTTTGAGGAGATAAAACGTCACATGTTGGCGGAGGTTTGGACTTTTCATCTTCACATTTGCGAGACTCTGCAGCAGTAGGTGTCCGGTAGGAATGCTGCCGCTCATTCTGTTGAGCTCTCATTCACAATCGGAGCGCACAGCTCCATCTGTGCGCTGCATGGAACCGTGCACGCATGAGCCCGCGTTAACACGAAGATGTAGTTGAACCTGCGAGTCTTCGGTGGCGGTACAACGAGGAAACTGAGGAGGGGCGCAGTCCCCGCATTTCCGCAGCCTGCAGGGTATCTCTAGCGTGCGGTGCTGCTCAGTCTCCGTTTTCCGTGTTTTACAGTCACCAGAGCAAAGAAAACGCAGTGTGcgcaagaaggaggaggaggagagggaagaCCTCAAAGTTGGGGGGTCTCTGCgtcaggtgggaggagagaggagcGCAGCGTGTTGTAGGGATGGAGGGGAGAGCAGACTTCTCCGTTCTTCTTCTGTCTCCCGCTCTGCTATCTGTTGCTTCACAGAGCTTCCAGTCCTTCTGATGGAAGCTCGTGATGCTCATCCCACCCCTCtgttcctccctccctcccgcGCTCCGTCCCTCTCTTCCTTTCATTCACCTCGTACTCTCCCCTCTGTTTTGACAGAGACTCTCACCAGTGCTTAAAGGTGATGAGAGTGGTAcatctgttgtttgtgtgtgtgtgtgtgtgtgtgtgtgtgtgtgtgtgtgtgtgtgtgtgtgtatgtgtgtgcgtgtgttcgCAGAGCAGAGGATGATGCAGTCAGTCAGAGATGAGGGTTAAGCTCTGCTGCATTTGGACATCCATCAAAAATATctctgctggatggatggatggttggatggatgaattAACCCCTCGTAGACGGAAGGAAGAAGAGCATTCTTTTCTCTCAACCTCgctttctcacacacatacactgcagGTCACCGGATGTAAAGTGTTAAACTCCACAATTACActtgaaaacaacaaaagaagattTGAGTTGCATTTTTGTTTCTAAGTTTTTGCAGCATGAGGGAACTCCTTATGTGTGCGTTTGCGTGCATGAGTTCATTTGTAtgtatgtggtgtgtgtgtgtgtgtgtgtgtgtgtgtgtgtgggggggggggggggggggggggggggggggggtggggggggggggggggggggggggggggggggggggggggttaatacCATGATGCTGGTGTAGCACCATGGTGTGAGAGATGTAATGAGAAGcgtgatgagaaaaaaaaaaggcaagacaGACAGATGTATGATCGGAGAAGTAATGCAGGCAAGAACACTAGTTTTGGTGACCATGGCAACCGGTTTCTGAGAATTCCCCTCCtcaactgtgacacacacacacacacacacacacacacacacacacacacacacacacacaccactcccACCATAGAACTTCACTGCAGAACAGTGAAGGTGGTGCAGTTGAGCCTGAGGAACACAATAagtcagcgtgtgtgtgtgtgtgtgtgtgtgtgtgtgtgtccttgtgtcTTCTCATGTAGCgataaagacaaacacacacacacacacacaaaaaaaaacaagtgcagtGATGAGATGAAGCTTTAACACTCCATAGGTCACATTCTGCTCCTTCATACCTACTATTTGTCTTATAATTATGTCATGCACATGCCAGTGCACAGCTAATAAGGAACTACAAGTGTTCCTGCAGTGGTAAAAGATTTTTcagatttgaactttttcaaatATAATCTGTTTGAATGGGCTTAAAGCCACTTTAAAACAGTACATGGTGCACAGTGATGCTGTGAATCTCTGGTGAAGATGGGCCATACATTGCACTGCATATTTTGATGTTGTGATATTTTGGAAGAAATTGATCAAATACTGGGATTAACTCTTAGTCTTGCCAGCTCAGATTGTTTTTGTTCTCTGCTGAACATTGTGTGATTCAAATGGATATCTGAACACACTCCTACAATAACATAACAGCACAGATCCACCCTAGAATTTATGCTAATTTATGCCAGGTTCAGCCTACACAATATTTGTGTTAGATTAGCAAATTATAGAGTCAAAAACTTTTGCTGTGACTTAGCCTAGACGCCCGACAGACTATACATTGGACACCTACCTTTCATACCATACTGTCTTGAAAGAAGGCGAGATGGACAGATGTGTATCATGGAAAAGAAGATGTCGGGAATCGACTACTGGAATACAGGATCAGTGTGATGCAGGCTTTTTGATAACTCATTAAAAGGTTTCTGTGACAGCAGTGCTTCAAACATCAGACTTGCACTTGTACCCATAAATAAGGTAAGCTGGGGTAAACAATATACATGGACacgcactttatacaacacttttgcatttacccattcacacaagtgcagttttctttttctgtctaacattcatactccgatggttgcattggagagcaacttggggtccagtgccttgcccaaggatactttggcatgcagactggaatccaccaaccttctgataagtagatgacctgctgtacctcctgagccacagtcaccccTGTAACGAGAAACAAtgtgacaaaacaaagaaaagactgAATCAGATGAGAGCAAATGATAATGACAAGATGTAAAGGTGGGCAGCACGGTaccgtggtggttagcactactgcctcacagcaagaagctcTGGGTTCGACTCCACCTTGgttggggtctttctgtgtggagtttgcatgttctccctgtgtctgtgtgcgatTTCTCCCGGTACTCTagtttcctcccaaagacatgcaataaGTGGAGTTAGGTTCTATAagtgcccacaggtgtgaatggttgtctctctgtgttaggctgccccccccccccccccccatcttatTATGGAAGAGGTAtaaggaaaacaaaaccaacTAAACACAagatgtgatatttagaattccCTATGTGCCTGTATGTTTTCAATACAAATAAcagcagtaagaaacatagttttaaatagctctatatagcattattatcacttcaGATCAATGTAGTGACCTTGAAgtagaggtcaaatgtgatgtgatattttaaatctttctaCATGTTGACAGTACAcgccacacttgtaagaatcataggttctaagttataaggctttttgtcagtttttgaccaataaatcattaaactgACCTTGAAGATCTTGGTAGATggagccaaattttaatggattgttaacatgaccccactgtACACCCCTAATTTGTAGAGTCAAAACATTTCGAGCTATCTTGTTTACAGACAGAGTGACACGCACACAAATGCTACTAAAAACAACCTCCTTGACGGAGGTAATAAACCCAAAGGACACGTAATGACCCCCAGCAGGTGAATGATGTCAGTATGCCATCACTAAGCCGAATTCTACTGATACACTACAACTATGAGTTACACTAATTCATACAATTTGGTAATGAAAAACTTAAATACCAGCTTTGTCGATCAGTCATTGCAGTGCAAGCTCAATTTAATTATTCGGTTCACATTTTAGTACTTCTGCAACACTCGTGGTAACCAGGATGACTGCGGAGGACACTGAGCGGGTCGGCCTCCCCTGTCAGAGTTAGTTGCCCGTCCAGTTGATCTTGTCTGCTGCTGACCCTGACCCTGACCCCCGCGCTTCATCACATCAATACTCAGCTCTGCAGAGCAGGTTGTTAGTTTGATTACTCCACATAAACATCAAATATGAGCAAACACTGCCTTCATCTCTGTGGcttacatgtacacacacacacacacacacacacacacacacacacacacacacacacacacacacacacacacacacacacacacactttaaggATTAATGGCCCTTCATCCACTCTCCCATCATTATctccactcagcagcagcagcatcatctaTCACTACAGAATGACCTGCAGCGCCATCTGCCTGTCTTACAGCATTAATACAATACTGCTCGTCCGTACACTAACACACACTTCAGAATGGGAGTCTACTAATTTCATGCACTTTGCTCAGTGTTTTAAAGCGGAGCTGCTGCTCCAGGCCCTCCACCCAGCAGGGCCTCTTGAACAGGCACAGAAATATCACTTGTTTCCGGTGTTCATAGCGCACTTTACTAAGACAAAGACTGTTGAAAAGCTTGTAtacatatttttacatatttgcttttgtGGTAGCACGTCATAATACTACACTGACTTTAAAGCATAAATTTCTGCAAATGTTCGGTCCTTAAAACTGCTCACCGGTTGCTCGTTGCTCCTCATGATACTTAAAAAGTAGAGTAGAATGGGCGGAGTAGAGGCTGGCACTTTAAAAAAGAGTACCTTCAGAGTATcttaaaagaaaggaaagtttttttttcgttttttttttactgtagctAATTTTAATATAATAGGTAGATCATTTGGAGTATTTTAAAAGAAAGGAGACACAAATTcaattgtttttaatattttaacatatataataaataaattcccaGTGTTTTAGAGGAAATGGTCAAAGGTTTTTACTTCTTACACTGTAATCACACAGTATTATTAGGCACCTAGGTTGGACTATAGATTACGCTAACTTCCCTTTATTATATTGTAATTACACATTAttttggtgtgcaggctgtggtaGGCTTGAATTATTGAATCTACAAATAGAGATAGCTTAAAATGGGCTGGCTTTGGTTTGCCTTCATGTTCTTAATAAACTCTTATATGAGaggtaacaaaaacaaaccgaATTGGTTTCATCAGCGTAAGATCACATGTCCTTTAATGCTTGACAGAATAGTTTTTGAGTTTGAAAGGGAGAACAGCACTCATCCTTACTATATAACAGAAAAGCACAATTCAACAGTGGACACTCCAGTCTGTGTCCCAAAATAATGTGCAATTACTATTTAAGAAAGCTAGCTTAGGCTGCTCTCTGACACAGCCTGTGCACCTATAatactgtgtaattattgtgtcAGCTGAAAAAATGTTTACCCTGAAGTACTGAGGTAAACTTACTTATAGTATACGTTATTTCCATCCTGCCTACATTTTAGGTATTATTAAGAACTGGTAAGTGTTTTCAGGTACAGGAAATTACATCAGAAATTCATACTCTGAGTGATGAAGATTAAAAATGGTTTTAATTGAAATATTTTAGTAAACTACTGGATAGATCAGCAAAATCTTGTACATGTAGTCAACACAACTGACTTTTCCTCTACTGGTGCCAAGGTCaaagcatagactgtatataaaagatggatatcAACACCATGACATGACATCACCCATTAGTCAGTGAAATCATGTTGCAAATCCTCAGTTGGAGCTCTTTAGGAACTGCAGCGTTTTATAACCAGATTTGATGAGAAAGGGGCATTTCTGAATGATTTATCCTACATGAGACCAGAAGGCACAAATAGAAAATTGTGCCTTTAAACTCattaggaaagtgtttactgaggtcaaagAGCACTAGAGCCAAAGGATACTAGAAGCTAACGCAACAATAGCATAGCCTAATTTTGTAATGTTATGGCAAACAGTGTTTCAATGTGTGGCACATGAAAAGGAAATGCTAAACACTTGAGCTCTACAGTGAGGGGCTGATTTATGATTTGTCCCCTTAGGGTGAAGGGTCAATGCAGAGCAATACAAAGTTGTTCAGAGTGCTCAAAGTTCCAGATACCTGGAAAATTAATGTCGAGAGATTTGGAAGCTGTTCTGGTGGTGTGAAGTGGCCTAACGCTtaccagtttttcttttaatctgtcACCCATATGGGCAGGAAAGCACACACctttggtagatttgtttggtgagtgaaagctgctgtttgtcatTATCGTAAATTTTCTGAATTATTGTATCGTATCTGTGCAGTGTTTTAATATTAGATAAGCCCTCTACAGCCCTGTCTTCTAGAAATTACAATTCATGTATTATTTATAATACCATTATTGTTTCCAGAGAAATGCTGTGGCAACAACATAATCACTGCCCGGGTCGCtttcacaatgttttttttttttaattagtatttattttGGATGGGTAGCAGACGTACAAAATGCACGACTGTTAAACAAGGAACAGCAGGGTTCATATCTGTCAGCGGCAGTACAGACAACAACATCAACTAGATTAAGGTTCGGGAAAGATCGCAGTTTTGTTTAAATGAGCGTCTAAGGCCACAACAGTGTCTGCAGCAAACCTGACTGTGATATACAAAGATAAAGTAACCATAGAGGTAATACATTAAGCATTAATCTGGGTGTAATTACATTCCCTTCCATTTAAGATACATATTAGTTGTAATATCAGTTGTCCTGTAATCTGTTATTCTAACTGAACGTGTGGCTTTTTATTCCATTAGCTCACTGGCACCTTAAATAACATGCCTGTGCACCCCCCTGTCTGCTGTTTGAACACTGATGTTCGGGGCTGGAATTGAACACTCAGCTTAGAAAGGAAAATGTGTGGGTTCACCCTGTTTGCTGTTCCACTCTTTGTGGATGGCAGCTTAATTTGAAGGGAACTCTAATAAATTTAGGAATCTCTGTGTGAATGGCTACCAAATCTGAGGTCATTCAGGGGACTTGGTCTCATTGGGGTCTTTTTCCTTGTACCGGGCAATTGCAGCAAATGGACGGGGCCTGTTACTACATTTACTAAGCATCGCCATCAATAGCGCTTATGCTGTGATGTCATCTGTGACCAATGATGCAACagagatgtcagaaaatgaacACTGTTAGAATTAGAATGCAAACAACTGCAGTGTGtgcctatgttttttttttatgtttttttacatAACAATGTGACCCTAGAGTGTCTACAAAttcacaaaatataaaaagattGATCACTATTGAACAATAGACGCTCTGGTTGCATAAGTAACCCTCCTAAGACACTGTAAAATGAGGGGACGTGGCACTCAGTGAATCCTAAACAGAAATTTATCGGAGAGTTGTGAAACGCTAGTTGGGTGGGttgtccctcctctgcacccAAAGAGCCAATCAACAGTCCAAAAGGGAAATATACTACCCAATCATGCTGTTGTATTGATACATGTGCACTGTAGAAGTGTAACCTGCTATGTAAACTGTATTTTGAGGCAAAGTCATCAAATGTTGAAAGAGATTTTTGATTGATGAATTCtgtatatgtgttttttttttttttggttatttgattgttttatgttttatgaaaataaatttatGGCTTGCTATCTCTATTTTTAGATAAGTACTTCAAAATAACTACATGAATTCAGTCCAAGAAAGCTGCCAATCATTATCCTCAAAGTTAAAGTCTGTAGCCAGTGTTCAGGCTGCCATCGCTACAAGTCACCACGTTTCCCTGACATTCAGTGGTTCCTGGTCACCACATTTCTGCTAGCTTCCTTCAGTGTGTGCGCCCCCCCCCCTGTCTCTGTTCTGGTTCAAACATGTATGGTTGAACTCCTGCGTTTTATTAACagctaatttgttttttttactgtttcacaGGTATCAGTGGCACATGCAGGAAAGGCAAAGCCCTGTTTCACAATTGAGAATTGGGGTCCTGCTTAATGTTCACTTTtctgataaaaaacaaaaaaaaaaggtggttaATATGTCTCAGTATGTCTCTTCCTCTCaaattatgctttttaaaaaattttttttgtaaatgtcttttattttagcttttattttcttgcacttcccttcctcccctctcctctcctgctctTCTCTCTGTAATTCCCACTTAAACTTCACTGAGCCAAATGAGCAGCAGGGTATATTTGGACAGTCGCCCTGTGCATGCTGCTGGCTGTTAGGCCTGCTGACCAAATTCAGCCGTTATCAACCAGCTGAGGAGCTGCCGTGTGCTGCAGCAGCCCACAGTCACCCTGTTAAACTTGCTAATCGTATACAGCAGGCACACACCCTTGAGCTGCATTGAAAGGCAATATTTCATTGTACGGGTGTCATTCTGTTTGGGACAGTGGATTGGGCTTCCTTTCAGCATTTGTTTGAACCAGATGAAGATTAAATCTCCATTAACCTGGCGACAAACTGAGAAACTTTATCAGTAACACATTTTTGTGATACTCAGTTATGTGAAGTTTATTTCAGACTTCATACAGTGTCTGAATCTATGGGACGAAGCCAAGAATAAGACACACAACCTTACGTAAAGAGTGACACTCTGTCAGAGGATTCAGTAAACTTGTTCATAAGTGGATCTTCATCATCAGATATCTGGGAACGTGCCATGTGGAACTGCTTCTGCTTCCAGCATCTCATTAGATAGGAGCTATAAAACAGGTACTGGTGACAAGACCCCAGTGAGGATAAgaacaaagttttaattttattgtttctttttttgaataCTTTCATTGATCTCTCTGCTAGTTCACTGAGAGCAAACTCGAAagcttctttgtgttttgttagcTTGATGAGCCCCAAGTGAACAAGGTTTACAgtcataagtatttggacaatgacacttGCTACTGTGTTATTACTGTACACCACCACATTGGAATTTGAAGTGCagatattcagttttaatttaagGGCATTTTTAAAGTGTGAACTGTTATACACAGTCTCCCATTTTCAGAAACTCAAAGGCAATTGCACAAAATCATATAATCTTAAATATGACTGGATGAGAATCTTTTACAGTCCATCTAGAACCTATGGACATCCCCCAAATGCTACGTTACTTCTGTTGAAGTGCTCTGCTTTTCTGCAGCCACCTTCACTTGCtccgtgtttgtgtgtctgccttcagttttgtctctCGGGCtgggatcaggtgactgacttggccattgaataATATACCTGGTCTTTCAAGTGTGCACTTCAATCGCatcttgtctgttttatttaaaatctacTATGGTGGAGGCAAAAACTACAAAGACTGTATCATTATTCAAATACTCCTTCAAATACTAAATATACTGTCTGTTGTTCCAGTGAGAAAAGCACACGAGGAAACTGATGACATTAATAAGGGTTCATTTACAGCAGGTACTGCAGTGGAAGGCAATATTTGATGTTCTGAGTTACACCATGGGCCAGGGTTCATCTGTTGGTTATGTATGTTTTATGTCTTCCCTTTTTAGCATTCGTAATTTTTGAATTTTCAGCAGGTTGATTTTGAGAAGTTTTACACTAATGATTACTCTTATGATTAAGTTAATGTTATAAGAGATGATTGTTATACATGGATCTTTCCTTGCGGCTTTCCTGCATGTGTTCTTTTTATTCGttggtttgtgtatttgtgggtACTGCATGGATTCAGGTTAAAGGCATAGTCCAGTAGTAGTAAAGTATTACATGCAGTAGTACTAGACTTTAATTGATTTGGGATTGCCTCCAAAAGactaattaaataaatgatcaaaaTTGTTGCAGGAGAGGTCAGGATATTCTGAGTTTTAGTTCCCGTGGCAGGACTTTCCTTTCAAGGAAAACGACAACAATCAACATCTAAAAAGATCCTGTGTTTACATTCTCCTGACACGGACCTCTTGTGATGACTGCTATCTGTCAGGGGCAAAGACAGACGCTGTATGATCATATCCCACAGAGAGATGGTTATGGTGGAAGGATGGATTGAAAGTCTGACGTGAAAGACGACTTTGTTTCCCGCATTCTGACAGCAAACGTTTCTTATGCTACTTGGTTTTCTATATAAGTCCAACACATGCTCTGTTGTTGCTCTATTTTTGGCCTCAACCAACTGCTGAGATAAATATGTGCCTCTTTAACTGCTGAGCGACTCACCCGCAAGTCTCTAATTTTGTCTCATGCTGATTGCTGATATGCAGTTGTgcatagcattttttttttgtttttcctcacagCTGCCTGCTGAGATCAACAAAGATACTACGTGAACAGTGCAGCAAACCAGTAAGGCTGTACCAGACAGCTTAGCTGTTTACAACTTAATTCAGGATCTTTTGTTAAACCCAGCCAAGCCATTACTATGCTAAATTCAGCCACAGTGAGAAAACAGTGTTTCAACATATTGTTtgtattagttattaatctgcatatttcaaaatataaattatataatgaTATAGTATTATATGTAAAGCTGCCCAACATAAATGATTCAAGTCATCTGCAGGTGCAACATGAAATGATACACACATGGATGAATCAGTAATTATGATCCAATATTATGATCCTAATAAAGGCCATTTTGCATAATAAGTACTTTTATCTTTGGTACTTTAAGTCTATTTTGGTGCTGAAAGTTTTGCACTGTTTGCTACTTAGATAAAAGGTCTCACCTCTAGTTTTCTCTGCTTTGCATACGGCTGCACATGAGCCTGAAAATTGCAgccaacactgcatttattttgcattaaatCTTCTGATGTCCTGTGAAAAGCTACTAAGTGGACTTTAACACATTCCTGCTTATAAGAACGTTGTATGAAAGTATTGAGGGCATTTCCATTTGTCTATCAATTGCATTCAAGAGCTGTACTCTTGCCTAGAAAAATATGTAGCCTATAGACTACTCTGTATTTTTTCCCTTGTCGCCTTATGAAgatggaaaacaaaaatcagctgtTCAGATGTGAGGCTGGGTAGGCCGACCCTGTGATATTAAGATGCTGCCGTCGAATTTATGGTTCTCATCATAAAGTGGTATTATGGGCTGAGCGGAGGAGGAGCGGGTGGGGCCTGGCTGGGAACACAGAGGCAGACTGTGGTCACTGACCGGAGACTCTGCTGGCTTTTATTCCACTGAAATCAGACCGCATGTCTGACCCAGGGGTCCGCCTGCTGCCGGGAGCAAACTGCACGCATTTCTTCAATATATGTAACGGATGCCGCGCTGTCGAAGGGGAGGAGGATGAAAACATCGCCTGACATATTTTTTTGACGTTTTCGCTCATAGCCTATTTAtgggaggcagcagcagcttggCCCTTTCTTTATTATAGGAACGAGATCTCCGCGGTTAGCTATGTGAAGAGCAGATCACCTAGCAATTCTCATTTCGCGATCCTGACGAACAATTATGAACAACGCTCAAGATATGTCGCCCGATTTTGTGTTGATGCGCCTGGTTTCGGTGGCCGAGGATGACCGCTTGGACGCAGAAAACGGGAATCTGCCAGCGGGAGGAGTGGTGGCAGGGCTGGGAAAGGAGGTCCTGGCTCACAGCGGCGTCAAAGCGGGTTTGGATATAAGCCGAGATCCGACGGAGGGCCTCGAGCATCCCAGCAGCCACCTGAACAAAGCGCAGCCGAGCAGCGAGGGCACGGCTGCACCTGACACCGGGGTGACGGAGAGCCGAGCCACGCTTTCCGCGCCTCCGCCGCCGCAGAGCTCCATGGAGGCCCAGGGCTTTGACTTCGCTCCCAGCCCCGGCCTACGGCCTCAGCTGCTAGTCTTCTCCAATATAATGCGGAACGGAGAAGGGATTTTAGAATTAGACCGTCGGAATCAGCCGAGGGATGCTCTGGATCAGAGCCCGGGATCTGGCTGCTCCAGCCCAGCGGTCAATAACAACAGAGaggttcagcagcagcagaatctGCTGGACCGGACATGGGGAGCGCATTCGCCAGCCTCTGTGGAGATGCAGGGAGCGGCTGAGCTGTGCCGCCGGCATCGGCTCATCACCACACCGACACAGTGGCCCGTGTTGGCGGAGAGGTCTAACCCTCTCACCGTGATTGACTCTAAATGGGGATGCGCCACCAGGGACAGGGAAGGAGCCGTGTTTGAGCTGGCCCGGCGGTTTGGGGAGTTGGGGGTTGGCGCGGTACCCAAAATGCTGTTCAAAGCAGGGGAGCTCCCGCAGTGTTCATGTCAGAGTGCACACAGGCCGGCAGGAGGGGGAGTAGAGCCCGGCGATGACCCGACAGAGACTAGCGACGCATTGTTGGTGCTGGAAGGGCTGGGGAACGGGGATGTTGACGGTTTGGACCTGGACGAATGCCCGGAGGATGAGGCAGATGATGAAAACGGACGCCGCGAGTTTTTACTCAACAGGAAAAGGGAAATAGTTCAGAAAATGTCTGGGACTTTCTCCATCAGCAGTTTTCAAGTGGAACTGAGGAGGCAGGTAGAGGAGACGGCGACTGAAGCGGCGGCCGCGGCGCACCTCGGCACACAGGTGTGCAGCCTCCACGGGAATTTATCCAGTCGGCTCTCGCAGGTAAGCTCTGGGAATACACAGGTTGTCACGCATGTTTCAGCCAAGTCGCCTACCCCGGCCCATAGCTCACCCTGGGCCATAAGTCCGAACCCGAGCCAGGCATCGACACCCAGAAGGCGGCCTGAGCGGTGCGCCAGTGCGCCTCGGACTCCCACGGGACGGGCCACGGGAGGGGAAAAGACGCTCAAAGTTCCAGGGAAGTCAAAAAAGGGCTCGTTAAAGATCAGACTGAGCAAACTGTTCCGGACTAAAAGCTGCAGCGGCTCCAGTCACCTCCTGGACAAGAGGCCCTCGGTGACTTATTCAGTATCTTCTGCCGGGAGCCTGGTGGACATGGCGTGCGCAGCAGGTGCTGAGCAGGACGCAGACAGGTAAGAAGTCC containing:
- the socs7 gene encoding suppressor of cytokine signaling 7, which codes for MNNAQDMSPDFVLMRLVSVAEDDRLDAENGNLPAGGVVAGLGKEVLAHSGVKAGLDISRDPTEGLEHPSSHLNKAQPSSEGTAAPDTGVTESRATLSAPPPPQSSMEAQGFDFAPSPGLRPQLLVFSNIMRNGEGILELDRRNQPRDALDQSPGSGCSSPAVNNNREVQQQQNLLDRTWGAHSPASVEMQGAAELCRRHRLITTPTQWPVLAERSNPLTVIDSKWGCATRDREGAVFELARRFGELGVGAVPKMLFKAGELPQCSCQSAHRPAGGGVEPGDDPTETSDALLVLEGLGNGDVDGLDLDECPEDEADDENGRREFLLNRKREIVQKMSGTFSISSFQVELRRQVEETATEAAAAAHLGTQVCSLHGNLSSRLSQVSSGNTQVVTHVSAKSPTPAHSSPWAISPNPSQASTPRRRPERCASAPRTPTGRATGGEKTLKVPGKSKKGSLKIRLSKLFRTKSCSGSSHLLDKRPSVTYSVSSAGSLVDMACAAGAEQDADSHCQPRLTRAHSAFSPASLSASLSTFTGETVSLVDVDISQRGANTPHPPTPPPPPRRSLSLLDDIAGPQPGPFLVSVMGASLQSLPLPLPPPPPPSHTTIQHSLSLNDAFLRALPHSNPADAPPPIRQAPPPMLCALRRSEASNFTASLRELEKCGWYWGPMNWEDAEMKLKGKPDGSFLVRDSSDPRYILSLSFRSQGVTHHTRMEHYRGTFSLWCHPKFEDRCHSVVEFIERAIMHSKNGKFLYFLRSRVPGLPPTPVQLLYPVSRFSNVKSLQHLCRFCIRQIVRIDHIQELPLPRPLISYLSKFYYYDPEEEMYLSIKSIRRVVGVEQEAESQT